From a region of the Campylobacter showae genome:
- the rpsR gene encoding 30S ribosomal protein S18, with amino-acid sequence MAEKRKYSRKYCKFTEAKIDFIDYKDTSLLKYCLSERFKIMPRRLTGTSKKYQEMVEKAIKRARQAALIPYVVDRDDVVTNPFEGL; translated from the coding sequence ATGGCTGAAAAAAGAAAATATTCACGCAAATACTGCAAATTTACAGAGGCAAAGATAGATTTTATCGACTACAAGGACACTTCGCTTTTGAAGTACTGCTTGTCAGAGAGATTTAAAATCATGCCAAGACGCCTAACAGGCACTTCTAAAAAATACCAAGAGATGGTCGAAAAAGCTATTAAGCGCGCTCGCCAAGCAGCTTTGATACCTTACGTAGTCGATCGCGACGACGTAGTAACCAATCCTTTTGAAGGGCTATAA
- a CDS encoding single-stranded DNA-binding protein, which produces MFNRVVLVGNLTRDIELRYTTAGAAIGNSAIAVTRKFNVNGEKREETCFIDITFFGKQAEIANQYLSKGSKLLVEGRLKFDQWTDNNGQNRSKHTISVENMEMLGGGQQQGGYNQNSNQGYQQGGYQNNSYGGGYQGGQNQQNSYAQGGVQRQNFNKPQQQKQQPKDEYYGDNVREIDIDADKYDDGDETIPF; this is translated from the coding sequence ATGTTTAATAGAGTCGTTTTGGTAGGAAATTTAACACGAGATATCGAGCTTAGATATACGACTGCGGGCGCAGCCATAGGCAACAGCGCTATCGCTGTAACGAGAAAATTTAACGTAAACGGCGAAAAACGCGAAGAAACGTGCTTTATAGACATAACATTTTTCGGAAAACAAGCGGAAATAGCAAACCAATATCTTTCCAAAGGCTCAAAGCTTCTAGTGGAAGGTCGATTAAAATTCGACCAATGGACAGACAACAACGGACAAAATAGAAGCAAACACACGATCAGCGTGGAAAATATGGAGATGCTAGGCGGAGGACAACAGCAAGGCGGATATAATCAAAATAGTAATCAAGGCTATCAGCAAGGCGGTTATCAAAATAACAGCTACGGCGGCGGCTATCAAGGCGGACAAAATCAACAAAATAGCTACGCTCAAGGTGGCGTGCAAAGGCAAAATTTTAATAAACCGCAGCAACAAAAGCAACAGCCAAAAGACGAATACTATGGCGATAACGTCCGAGAAATAGATATAGATGCCGACAAATACGATGACGGCGACGAAACGATACCATTTTAA
- a CDS encoding LysM peptidoglycan-binding domain-containing protein, with amino-acid sequence MPDNNSSNAEEKFLTDADFLKIPGIYFDTSSGLLDTLGSDKEIATSGAKFIAKVGFGVGTAIDLTVNLSKDENNNDFYVVLSTIGKNIIKYKIGSALFKRSVITAVSAGTASLLGLSTTPVWLTIATTVGIVVITTYVADKALNLLENELSDLKEFEFYSPTIYGKVSQKEFILKELESSNGNFCKKIFPEYARYIQTRDFSKVDISTVSNSDFIQRITLEKNKNALAIKTASEVGSVKQATEIFEIINAIPNIPTVTLNSHTYDIRNFSNLEIRNAIDKIPPVSFLLSDILIRTGEELDLGSKGIKSGDTLSTIAQRNGMVTKELLKLNTWLVDESRVNFLENKVLVESNILALNETDRVLTGDRNAENILVDTGSNKKSILKGGKSLGATTAKIQKSSIIFY; translated from the coding sequence ATGCCAGACAACAACTCAAGCAATGCAGAAGAAAAATTTCTTACAGATGCGGATTTTTTGAAAATTCCAGGAATTTATTTTGATACTTCCAGTGGGTTATTAGATACGCTTGGTTCAGATAAAGAAATAGCTACAAGTGGTGCAAAATTTATAGCAAAAGTAGGTTTTGGCGTTGGAACAGCTATTGACTTAACAGTAAATCTTTCAAAAGATGAAAATAACAATGATTTTTATGTTGTATTAAGCACTATTGGAAAAAATATAATAAAATATAAAATTGGTTCCGCATTATTTAAAAGGTCAGTTATTACAGCCGTATCGGCTGGTACTGCTTCATTGCTTGGGTTATCTACCACACCAGTTTGGCTAACTATCGCCACAACTGTTGGAATAGTAGTTATTACTACATACGTAGCAGATAAGGCTTTAAATTTACTTGAAAATGAATTATCTGATTTAAAAGAATTTGAGTTTTATTCTCCAACGATTTATGGCAAAGTCTCCCAAAAAGAATTTATACTCAAAGAGCTAGAAAGCAGCAATGGAAATTTTTGCAAAAAGATATTTCCCGAGTACGCAAGATATATTCAAACAAGAGACTTTAGCAAAGTAGATATCAGCACGGTTTCAAATTCTGATTTTATCCAAAGAATTACGCTCGAAAAAAACAAAAATGCACTAGCCATAAAAACAGCCTCCGAGGTAGGTAGCGTAAAACAAGCTACCGAGATATTTGAGATCATAAACGCTATACCTAATATCCCAACCGTAACCCTCAACTCCCACACTTACGACATAAGAAACTTTTCAAATTTAGAGATAAGAAATGCGATCGATAAGATACCTCCCGTATCATTCCTGCTTTCCGACATATTAATAAGAACGGGCGAAGAGCTGGATCTGGGAAGCAAGGGAATAAAAAGCGGAGATACCCTCTCGACTATAGCTCAAAGAAACGGTATGGTCACAAAAGAGCTACTAAAGCTAAACACTTGGCTGGTAGATGAAAGCAGGGTTAATTTCTTAGAAAACAAAGTATTGGTAGAATCGAACATACTAGCTCTAAACGAAACAGATCGCGTCCTAACGGGCGATAGAAACGCCGAAAACATCCTAGTGGACACAGGAAGCAATAAAAAAAGCATCCTAAAAGGCGGAAAGAGTTTAGGTGCAACAACGGCAAAGATTCAAAAGAGTTCTATCATATTTTATTAA
- the holA gene encoding DNA polymerase III subunit delta, with the protein MYRKELEAALNSAKFPNYFLLYGADEYQIELFAKEILAKFKDFEILSLYYDEYDFDAARAHLCEPSLFGGSPLLHVKSDKKIPAKELKILIDGCKNGGVFIFELFEPDAKAVFDTQKAFGANFARFFKPGSPEEAVNLLGRQAAKMSLNITRNALFELYRIHNENLYLAASELNKLASLNEPINENIVRSLVFSLSSVSFDDFFDKFIALKDIRADFFSCADDGNFNEILFINSLYRAFFRLFKLHAGIKITGKFDIKETLGYAPPPNVANELKRQCLAINLKAYKEIFTALNLAEFELKTNSILDKKTFLLSCVLSLQNLIGKNSKY; encoded by the coding sequence ATGTATAGAAAAGAGCTAGAAGCCGCGCTAAATTCGGCTAAATTTCCAAATTATTTTTTGCTTTACGGAGCGGACGAATACCAAATCGAGCTTTTTGCAAAGGAAATTTTAGCCAAATTTAAAGATTTCGAAATTTTGAGCCTTTACTACGACGAGTACGATTTTGACGCTGCACGAGCGCATCTTTGCGAGCCTTCGCTCTTTGGCGGCAGTCCGCTTTTGCACGTAAAAAGCGACAAAAAAATCCCCGCGAAAGAGCTAAAAATCCTGATAGACGGTTGCAAAAACGGCGGCGTATTTATCTTCGAGCTTTTTGAGCCCGACGCCAAAGCCGTTTTTGATACGCAAAAGGCTTTCGGGGCAAATTTTGCGAGATTTTTTAAACCCGGCTCGCCCGAAGAGGCAGTAAATTTACTCGGCAGACAAGCTGCAAAAATGAGCCTAAATATAACGAGAAACGCGCTTTTTGAACTCTACCGCATACACAACGAAAATTTATATCTAGCCGCAAGCGAGTTAAATAAACTAGCCTCTCTAAACGAGCCCATAAACGAAAATATCGTAAGAAGCTTGGTCTTTTCGCTATCAAGCGTTAGTTTTGACGATTTTTTCGATAAATTTATCGCGCTAAAAGATATCAGGGCCGATTTTTTCTCCTGCGCGGATGATGGAAATTTTAATGAAATTTTGTTTATAAACTCGCTTTACCGTGCATTTTTTAGGCTCTTTAAACTACATGCGGGTATCAAAATAACAGGCAAATTCGACATCAAAGAAACGCTCGGCTACGCGCCGCCACCAAACGTCGCAAACGAACTAAAAAGGCAGTGTCTGGCGATAAATTTAAAAGCGTATAAAGAAATATTTACCGCGCTAAATTTGGCGGAATTTGAACTAAAAACAAACTCTATCCTCGATAAAAAAACTTTTCTGCTCTCCTGCGTGCTGAGCCTGCAAAATCTTATCGGCAAAAACAGCAAATATTAA
- the rpsF gene encoding 30S ribosomal protein S6 → MKHYELLFILKPTLTEEEVSAKVDFVKEILTKNGANIASVQSMGTRKLAYTVKKYERGTYFVVYFEAPTQAIAEVERIIRITEEIIKFLTVKFENKKEIAAWEKMSKGIKLNKKEPKVKAEEAPAAQE, encoded by the coding sequence ATGAAGCACTACGAGCTTTTATTCATTTTGAAGCCTACTTTGACGGAAGAAGAAGTAAGCGCAAAAGTTGATTTCGTTAAAGAAATCCTAACCAAAAACGGCGCAAATATCGCGTCTGTGCAGTCTATGGGCACTAGAAAACTAGCCTATACCGTAAAAAAATACGAGCGCGGAACTTATTTCGTCGTGTATTTCGAGGCTCCGACTCAAGCTATCGCCGAAGTCGAGCGTATCATCAGAATCACCGAAGAGATCATCAAATTCTTAACGGTCAAATTTGAAAACAAAAAAGAGATCGCCGCTTGGGAAAAGATGAGCAAGGGCATCAAACTAAACAAAAAAGAACCGAAAGTCAAAGCAGAAGAAGCTCCGGCAGCGCAAGAATAA